A window of the Zeugodacus cucurbitae isolate PBARC_wt_2022May chromosome 2, idZeuCucr1.2, whole genome shotgun sequence genome harbors these coding sequences:
- the LOC105216371 gene encoding decapping nuclease DXO homolog isoform X3, translated as MDTEDNVLRPYSNAPSASGQTQYNSKRKLILCKRGVLTDIMGIPYQGKASEYNNATFYVTKYCGVFHMKDADANAMPEFDKKNTYHRKFMQLCFSDDPDSEPTTNIPIDDNNIIFCIIKSLLKEFDLIYSAEVQGIVSDRKIENTHNTEEINDLRFILTKQLQISDKYKGNILSKSKCLRWWLQAYLSKTSDICIGLRDRKGIVRTPVQIKRAEDLVKNWRWKPHVCIRFLYSILKLIEKTMMQVDCPYTVYEFVYDSFAGCFKYKVHAGKSNHSFLSDDYIKKCKKCTSH; from the exons atggACACCGAAGACAACGTTCTGCGGCCGTATTCAAACGCACCATCGGCCTCAGGTCAAACACAATACAATTCTAaacgtaaattgattttatgTAAACGTGGAGTATTGACCGACATCATGGGTATACCTTATCAAGGAAAAGCATCTGAATATAATAATGCGACGTTTTATGTTACCAAATATTGTGGTGTGTTCCACATGAAAGATGCAGATGCAAATGCGATGCCtgaatttgacaaaaaaaacacATACCATCGAAAATTTATGCAATTATGTTTTTCTG atgATCCCGATTCGGAACCTACAACCAATATTCCTATTGATGacaataacataattttttgtatcaTTAAAAGTTTATTGAAAGAGTTCGATCTGATCTACTCAGCAGAGGTCCAAGGTATTGTGTCTGACCGTAAGATTGAAAACAC TCATAATACGGAAGAAATTAACGATCTTCGTTTCATATTGACTAAACAATTGCAAATAAGTGATAAATATAAAGGAAACATTTTAAGTAAATCAAAGTGTTTGCGCTGGTGGTTACAAGCGTATTTGTCTAAAACTAGCGATATATGTATAGGACTGAGGGATCGGAAAGGTATTGTGCGCACTCCAGTACAAATCAAGCGAGCTGAGGACCtagtaaaa aattggAGATGGAAGCCCCACGTGTGTATACGTTTTTTGTACTCCATATTGAAGTTGATAGAAAAAACAATGATGCAAGTAGATTGTCCATATACAGTCTACGAATTTGTGTATGACTCTTTCGCCGGATGTTTTAAATACAAAGTCCACGCTGGCAAATCAAATCACTCCTTTTTGTCGGATGATTAcatcaaaaaatgtaaaaagtgcACTTCCCATTAA
- the LOC105216367 gene encoding nuclear pore complex protein Nup133, whose product MDRSLQQLYTSMPRNSIAGRMRPQAANSRPASPLIKKTGISQGRFSLSARSNPSIIGIRSEFNMVESFGSQLPVLVNEALTFNEKNQNVSVRCAPNGWAWIVHGRRLLIWQYKDTKRTGDSTSPRTPKELLRAQQRRGNAMAQCRELTLPHCDIGHKATLVSVFMGEGQQMASCVAVSPTGDVRYWPSIAHDGSSVDVNGILDGQEFDQMLNMPHQQGYLLVTTTCSLVLLQLQLVNGRNVLQHKTIRQPAGFLGGIGKKFSIIMGMNSGGDKENKFVGIACEGGTSGEAFVTVLADRWFQRWRLSNAGTVEQMLYEDSEIIRKIRDEFQHKFWNVRDNLDINLHLLDMHINNGKIYVLGGAVNTAHAPQIHYGVAIITSEAEAMKLQNFIPLKLAQFYNLGTEKECHNLRFIVTSTHLFFYTDKYIYPLNLSNPAIAEMEAEKIEFHLQDDRILNAAICGQLPLFFSRTHGLVCVTPGDFDTIEFMNSSYSFGPNANTAADLNNLSSLAIDQSALYNSSQINESNLYMFDLDPDAMYNEFKDEVSQLKAAFIYRLKHNNNMSNTILNELLRNMSENQAASTGSADANQLDRIVITIAEDLAEDLPAADPRWEQLWTEAGHSNKHALGSSSSLQILTQLKEKSLALRHFVEFLHNTGIWEKLDAVPSGGGSVVKPTSYILADINEKLVAAIALRGIQSKYTKIIDEAINRVVATWQENPYGNLTAQDIFYVRICKFQEIFQALSDLLDSRIESQQQSTSLAMLISDINSIVLHIIGEIMGSREHNATLYTLPQDKANVHEYLPWTAMSGSVGLRDTLSHLIDTSVRYGAHCTNEPELKQRLYRQIYEIIDAILDGRKNYLESVHDSEKYNVLLQQFESQRRELISILIDDEQYEYAAKLAEKYLDFQSLVIICDETKNQDRLDGYIKKFEEYDFSQFAINWHLRQNRQGEVFERFKGNQAALSQFMRDHPTLGWIQLVFNGDFERAAKILLQLAQNETEFVQRKKSMLSLAKLAAFASADSDLAIQLESINAELNIIDYQEQLSEPLMQNYGYDVENPKVLKVEEMINLFISEENETVNEFEFRKALELLNYIDEPYDVRHKIWSAAILRDNWTAYDTNNAVDYLQNLLFFKLVEVCHLMDGDCETFLPPMEDFLNSAELGDLVHNTSFQYLFKLTYEYISDAFKKPTETNMEL is encoded by the exons ATGGATAGATCTTTGCAACAGCTTTACACTTCAATGCCGCGAAACTCAATTGCGGGTCGGATGCGACCACAGGCAGCCAACAGTAGACCAGCATCACCATTGATAAAAAAGACCGGCATCAGTCAAGG ACGTTTCAGTTTATCGGCTCGTTCGAATCCGTCGATTATTGGCATTCGTTCTGAGTTCAATATGGTTGAGAGTTTTGGTTCTCAATTGCCCGTGCTGGTGAATGAAGCACTTACATTTAATGAAAAGAATCAAAATGTTTCAGTACGTTGCGCTCCTAATGGTTGGGCTTGG ATTGTACATGGTCGGCGTTTGCTTATTTGGCAGTATAAGGATACTAAACGCACTGGTGACAGCACATCGCCCCGCACACCAAAGGAATTGCTGCGTGCACAACAACGACGTGGAAATGCTATGGCACAATGTCGCGAATTAACTTTACCACACTGCGATATTGGTCACAAAGCCACTTTGGTTAGTGTTTTTATGGGCGAAGGACAACAAATGGCATCGTGTGTGGCAGTTTCACCTACGGGTGATGTACGTTACTGGCCCTCAATTGCACATGACGGCTCGTCTGTTGATGTGAATGGTATTTTGGATGGTCAAGAATTCGATCAAATGCTTAATATGCCACACCAACAAGGTTATTTGTTAGTAACAACCACATGCAGTTTAGTgttattacaattacaattggtGAATGGTAGAAATGTGCTGCAACACAAAACCATACGTCAACCCGCTGGGTTCTTAGGTGGTATAGGCAAGAAATTCTCAATTATAATGGGTATGAACAGTGGCGGTGACAAGGAGAAT aaatttgTAGGTATTGCTTGTGAAGGTGGCACGAGTGGAGAAGCGTTTGTCACTGTGCTGGCAGATCGTTGGTTTCAGCGCTGGCGCTTATCAAACGCTGGCACGGTGGAACAGATGTTGTATGAAGACAGCGAAATTATACGCAAAATACGCGATGAATTTCAACACAAATTCTGGAACGTGCGTG ATAATCTCGACATAAATTTACATCTTCTGGATATGCATATTAATAACGGCAAAATTTATGTGCTTGGCGGTGCAGTGAATACTGCACATGCGCCTCAAATTCATTATGGTGTTG CGATAATTACATCGGAAGCTGAAGCAATGAAGCTGCAAAATTTCATACCACTCAAACTTGCGCAGTTTTATAATCTTGGCACGGAAAAGGAATGTCACAATTTACGTTTCATTGTGACAAGTACACATCTCTTCTTCTACACGGATAAGTATATTTACCCATTAAACTTATCCAATCCGGCTATAGCTGAAATGGAAGCTGAGAAGATCGAGTTTCATTTGCAAGATGATCGCATATTAAATGCTGCCATCTGTGGACAACTGCCATTATTCTTTAGCCGCACACATGGCTTAGTATGCGTAACGCCTGGCGATTTTGACACCATCGAATTTATGAATTCATCTTATAGCTTCGGACCGAACGCCAACACAGCagccgatctgaacaatttgtCATCGTTGGCCATCGATCAGAGTGCGCTGTATAATAGCAGCCAGATTAATGAGagtaatttatatatgttcGATTTGGATCCCGATGCCATGTATAATGAGTTCAAGGACGAAGTGAGTCAGTTGAAAGCTGCATTTATCTATCGTCTGAAGCACAACAATAATATGAGCAATACAATATTGAATGAATTGCTGCGTAACATGTCCGAAAACCAAGCAGCAAGCACGGGAAGCGCTGACGCAAATCAATTGGACAG AATCGTTATAACGATTGCTGAAGATTTGGCCGAGGATTTACCCGCAGCCGATCCACGCTGGGAGCAATTGTGGACGGAAGCTGGGCATAGCAACAAGCATGCGCTGGGCAGTTCGTCATCGTTGCAAATTCTCACACAACTTAAGGAGAAGAGTCTTGCGCTGCGACATTTTGTTGAATTTCTACACAACACTGGCATATGGGAGAAG CTTGATGCTGTGCCGAGTGGTGGTGGTAGTGTAGTGAAGCCGACCTCTTACATTTTGGCTGACATTAATGAGAAGCTCGTTGCTGCAATTGCATTGCGGGGCATACAAAGCAA ATACACGAAAATTATCGATGAGGCCATAAATCGTGTCGTTGCCACGTGGCAGGAAAATCCTTATGGCAACTTGACGGCGCAAGATATATTCTATGTGCGTATTTGCAAGTTTCAGGAGATTTTCCAAGCACTCTCCGATTTGCTTGATAGTCGCATTGAGTCACAACAGCAGAGCACTTCGTTGGCAATGCTTATAAGTGACATTAACAGCATTGTCTTGCACATTATTGGTGAGATTATGGGTAGTCGGGAGCACAATGCCACGCTATACACACTGCCGCAGGATAAGGCGAATGTGCACGAGTATTTGCCGTGGACCGCAATGTCGGGTAGTGTGGGCTTGCGTGACACTCTATCGCATCTCATTGACACCTCGGTGCGCTACGGCGCGCATTGCACCAATGAACCCGAGTTGAAGCAACGCTTGTATCGGCAAATATACGAGATAATCGATGCTATATTAGATGGACGCAAGAATTATCTTGAAAGTGTGCATGATTCGGAGAAGTATAatgtgttgttgcaacaattcGAATCGCAACGCAGAGAATTAATATCCATTTTGA TCGATGACGAACAGTATGAATATGCCGCCAAATTAGCCGAGAAATATCTTGATTTCCAAAGTTTGGTAATCATTTGTGATGAGACGAAAAATCAAGATCGCCTCGATGGCTACATAAAAAAGTTCGAAGAATATGATTTCTCGCAATTCGCCATCAATTGGCATTTACGTCAGAATCGCCAGGGTGAAGTGTTCGAACGTTTTAAGGGCAATCAGGCGGCGCTGTCGCAATTTATGCGCGATCATCCAACCTTGGGCTGGATACAGTTGGTGTTCAATGGTGATTTTGAGCGCGCAGCGAAGATACTGCTGCAATTGGCACAAAACGAAACGGAATTCGTGCAGAGGAAGAAG TCCATGCTATCGCTGGCAAAATTAGCCGCATTCGCCTCAGCAGACTCGGACTTGGCCATACAATTGGAGAGCATTAATGCCGAATTGAATATAATCGATTATCAGGAACAATTGAGTGAGCCGTTAATGCAGAATTACGGTTACGATGTGGAGAATCCGAAAGTACTCAAAGTGGAAGAAATGATAAAT CTATTTATCTCTGAGGAAAACGAAACGGTAAATGAATTCGAATTCCGCAAAGCGCTGGAGCTACTCAACTATATAGACGAGCCGTATGATGTGCGTCACAAAATTTGGTCGGCGGCAATTTTGCGTGATAACTGGACCGCTTACGACACGAACAATGCTGTGGACTATCTgcaaaatttacttttcttcAAATTAGTTGAAGTTTGCCATTTAATGG ATGGCGATTGCGAGACTTTTCTGCCACCGATGGAAGATTTTCTAAACAGTGCTGAACTTGGTGATTTAGTGCACAACACATCGTTTCAGTATCTCTTCAAATTGACTTATGAATATATATCCGATGCATTTAAAAAGCCAACTGAGACAAATATGGAGTTGTGA
- the LOC105216372 gene encoding glutamate--cysteine ligase regulatory subunit, whose protein sequence is MIPAITSNDKFHNVIISTGNILNLNNQLGGKSTEEILDGLSLTLQCQEAASQVELIEADGCVLRATEELKQKLTENERSDISIGAKIFLNKNSSAYVKQAIRTLLQVLKVEHVDNVVLAYHPTTGDKSLNSNSKEHAQINDKSDQLKELWASLEEFALQKKITQLGIADLDIEQLRQLYATVKVYPTIAQINLESCCVVPPALQEYCTKHDIQLLTHSDPEVLLSDEQFIVPGYQVDWALRYQVHVRCRGVITAKGYILGASKRDQIEVAV, encoded by the coding sequence ATGATTCCGGCAATTACATCGAATGACAAATTTCACAATGTTATTATTAGTACAGGAAATATTCTTAACTTAAATAACCAATTAGGTGGAAAGTCAACTGAAGAAATTCTGGATGGTTTGAGTTTGACATTACAGTGCCAAGAAGCCGCCTCACAAGTGGAATTGATTGAAGCAGATGGTTGTGTACTTCGAGCTACAGAAGAGCTCAAGCAGAAATTAACCGAAAACGAACGGTCAGATATTAGTATtggtgcaaaaatatttttaaacaaaaattctagtGCGTATGTAAAGCAGGCGATAAGAACATTACTGCAAGTACTTAAAGTAGAGCACGTGGACAACGTAGTGTTGGCGTATCACCCGACAACTGGAGATAAATCATTAAACAGCAACAGTAAAGAGCATGCTCAAATTAATGACAAATCGGATCAATTAAAAGAACTTTGGGCGTCATTGGAAGAATTTGCATTGCAAAAGAAAATAACACAATTGGGCATTGCAGATTTAGATATTGAACAACTGCGCCAATTATATGCAACCGTCAAGGTTTATCCGACTATAGCGCAAATTAATTTGGAATCTTGCTGTGTGGTACCACCAGCATTACAGGAATATTGTACAAAACATGATATACAACTGTTGACACATAGCGATCCAGAAGTTTTGTTATCCGATGAACAATTTATTGTACCTGGCTACCAAGTGGATTGGGCTTTACGTTATCAAGTGCATGTTCGATGTCGCGGTGTAATAACTGCCAAAGGCTACATACTCGGCGCCAGCAAACGCGATCAAATAGAAGTAGCAGTTTGA
- the Wfs1_0 gene encoding wolframin has product MASWAKNQPSGNTTRRKWNLEDRTSLNNLKYHIAAEGCSDVQYDLAKQLLDKTIEQNEATSSQQAIHWLLRAAQQGHEDATKLLRQCYEEGCGITTENETEVRCCLSMTAGERAARKAARELFSCLANGGQHITPRQLERKMREIYNLQKKRRHHGYSTSTSEEETEDEYANRRHEPLTDAAGIGNGHVNLPTRSRQRQHRRRVTSYSSERSASSVRIITEENLVSAAVNYAAGRMPAVNDDLTISVPHPATLDHMPCFHRLLFHPILFCTLLYHRLVNFIASFPTVLSPTVRMALLFAVYWLASSENITVYLPVAIYYLCLAIMICSTCKMLKTKQDFIDFRIWSGLFLSYGDHNVEATISENLFLKNNLKPYLYFFCAFIGNLLVSPLIANGWLAHSELTIVSCIFGLASLVMFMYSSVRRFPDWIVLVSFGVNVLAKYPYEMDDVVTTGWRFLDLKVPTFCSFVIGNGIEFCLNCRTALYLLIPGFLIHLAARNNWHGIYTHLIPHCVTLSWLQLCITASQSATVFGMIRATLGLAGILLFLPLFGLVSLLIPVFVIIDWMGFTDPGVRLGSTLVAAIFVLLGSCFLALKRTTQKYVTIIQVVLCITAACILTFPYMTANFKDSPRFSNIVALDKDESVMNTMDNTENVEERMNAIHKRESDEMPQISGHLNWQRFYTLCGQAASEQSNKIRSQLRCAHLEGMDVIWMGTVTQVHISRVSNIRAEYMNRYLPTWLSRPISCIYGSYVREQLQCDPEEKEIFCRDIDILLKHSELQSKCSLHQWNTYEYEIRVRMPTQGLLSKSIDIVLQAGHKFGNFTRALMVGDRLQFYGTLQNYRPSLANGMREREDFILGGSHTRIQLLAVKCVQCGDKTLKTVSVERKSPLNARMRDLMRGIKYLLNVLFNPLITFK; this is encoded by the exons ATGGCTAGCTGGGCTAAAAATCAGCCTTCCGGAAATACTACGCGAAGAAAATGGAATTTAGAAG atcGCACTTCGTTAAACAATCTGAAGTATCACATAGCTGCGGAAGGTTGTTCCGATGTACAATATGATTTAGCCAAACAATTACTGGATAAAACAATCg AACAAAATGAAGCTACTTCAAGCCAACAAGCCATACATTGGTTACTACGCGCAGCACAACAAGGACACGAAGATGCAACTAAACTACTGCGTCAATGCTATGAGGAAGGTTGTGGCATTACCACCGAAAATGAAACTGAGGTACGTTGTTGTCTCTCCATGACAGCAGGTGAGCGTGCCGCACGTAAAGCCGCGCGCGAACTATTCTCTTGTCTTGCCAATGGCGGACAACACATCACACCACGCCAACTTGAGCGTAAAATGCGTGAAATTTATAATCTCCAAAAAAAGCGACGTCATCATGGTTATTCAACATCAACGTCAGAAGAGGAGACCGAAGATGAATATGCCAATAGAAGACATGAGCCTCTAACAGATGCCGCTGGCATTGGCAATGGTCATGTCAATTTGCCCACACGTTCCAGACAACGACAACATAGACGTCGTGTCACTTCATACTCAAGTGAAAGATCTGCGTCATCAGTACGTATTATAACGGAGGAAAACTTAGTATCAGCAGCAGTCAATTATGCTGCAGGTCGTATGCCTGCTGTTAACGATGACCTAACTATATCTGTACCTCACCCCGCTACATTGGATCACATGCCATGTTTCCATCGGTTATTATTTCATCCAATACTCTTTTGTACTCTACTATATCACCGATTGGTGAATTTTATAGCCTCTTTTCCAACAGTTTTATCACCCACCGTGCGGATGGCTTTACTTTTTGCTGTATACTGGTTAGCCTCGAGTGAAAATATTACCGTCTATTTACCAGTGGCAATTTACTATCTTTGTTTAGCCATCATGATATGCTCCACATGTAAAATgctcaagacaaaacaagatttCATCGACTTTCGCATTTGGTCTGGCCTATTCCTAAGTTACGGTGATCACAACGTTGAAGCCACTATCTCGGAAAatctgtttttaaaaaataatctcaAGCCTTATCTGTATTTCTTTTGCGCTTTCATTGGCAATTTGTTGGTATCACCATTAATTGCAAACGGTTGGCTGGCCCATTCAGAATTAACCATAGTTTCCTGCATCTTTGGTCTCGCCTCACTTGTGATGTTCATGTATTCGTCAGTGCGCAGATTTCCCGATTGGATTGTGCTGGTGTCATTCGGCGTAAATGTGCTCGCAAAATATCCATACGAAATGGACGATGTAGTGACAACAGGCTGGCGATTTTTGGATCTGAAAGTGCCCACATTTTGCTCGTTTGTTATTGGCAATGGcattgaattttgtttgaattgtCGAACAGCATTGTATTTGCTAATACCAGGATTCCTGATACATCTAGCTGCACGCAATAATTGGCATGGCATCTACACACATCTCATTCCGCATTGCGTCACTTTAAGTTGGCTACAACTATGTATTACAGCTTCACAAAGTGCCACAGTGTTCGGTATGATCAGAGCCACCCTAGGTCTAGCTGGTATTCTGCTCTTCCTACCCTTATTTGGATTGGTTTCGTTGTTGATacccgtatttgtaattatcgATTGGATGGGTTTCACCGATCCCGGTGTACGTTTGGGCAGTACACTTGTAGCGGCCATATTTGTACTGCTCGGATCATGTTTTCTAGCCTTAAAGCGTACAACACAAAAATACGTAACCATCATAcag GTAGTGCTCTGCATCACAGCAGCCTGCATACTTACATTCCCCTACATGACCGCAAATTTTAAGGATTCGCCACGCTTCAGCAATATTGTAGCACTCGATAAAGATGAGTCTGTAATGAATACCATGGACAACACGGAAAATGTTGAAGAGAGAATGAACGCTATACACAAACGCGAAAGCGATGAAATGCCACAAATATCCGGACACCTGAATTGGCAACGTTTCTATACACTTTGTGGTCAAGCAGCTAGCGAACAAAGCAATAAGATCAGGTCGCAATTGCGTTGTGCACACTTGGAAGGTATGGACGTGATATGGATGGGTACCGTAACCCAAGTTCATATAAGTCGTGTGTCCAATATACGCGCTGAATATATGAACAGATATTTGCCAACGTGGTTGAGTCGCCCGATTAGCTGCATTTACGGTTCATACGTACGCGAGCAACTTCAATGCGATCCAGAAGAGAAGGAAATATTCTGCAGAGATATAGACATCTTGCTAAAGCATAGCGAATTACAAAGTAAATGTTCCTTGCATCAGTGGAATACGTACGAATATGAGATACGTGTGCGCATGCCAACACAGGGTTTGCTAAGCAAAAGCATCGATATTGTGCTACAAGCTGGTCACAAATTTGGTAATTTCACTCGTGCCTTGATGGTGGGTGATCGTCTTCAGTTCTATGGTACACTACAAAATTATCGACCATCTTTGGCAAATGGTATGCGCGAACGTGAAGATTTTATTTTGGGTGGCTCACATACGCGCATACAATTGTTGGCTGTTAAATGTGTACAATGCGGCGATAAGACGCTAAAGACGGTAAGCGTGGAACGCAAGTCGCCACTAAATGCTCGAATGCGTGATCTTATGCGGGGTATTAAGTATCTTTTGAACGTTTTGTTTAACCCACTGATaacattcaaataa
- the LOC105216371 gene encoding decapping nuclease DXO homolog isoform X1 codes for MSSWALSTSKREEFRIILSMEPSATSYPLNLNEGFDQFIFRRNIKERLNKIEKYVMDTEDNVLRPYSNAPSASGQTQYNSKRKLILCKRGVLTDIMGIPYQGKASEYNNATFYVTKYCGVFHMKDADANAMPEFDKKNTYHRKFMQLCFSDDPDSEPTTNIPIDDNNIIFCIIKSLLKEFDLIYSAEVQGIVSDRKIENTHNTEEINDLRFILTKQLQISDKYKGNILSKSKCLRWWLQAYLSKTSDICIGLRDRKGIVRTPVQIKRAEDLVKNWRWKPHVCIRFLYSILKLIEKTMMQVDCPYTVYEFVYDSFAGCFKYKVHAGKSNHSFLSDDYIKKCKKCTSH; via the exons atgagttcatgggctctctcaacaagcaaaagagaagagtttcgtatcatattatccATGGAGCCAAGTGCAACATCATATCCTCTTAATTTAAATGAAGGATTTGATCAATTCATTTTCAGGAGGAATATAAAGGAAAGgcttaataaaatagaaaaatatgtaatggACACCGAAGACAACGTTCTGCGGCCGTATTCAAACGCACCATCGGCCTCAGGTCAAACACAATACAATTCTAaacgtaaattgattttatgTAAACGTGGAGTATTGACCGACATCATGGGTATACCTTATCAAGGAAAAGCATCTGAATATAATAATGCGACGTTTTATGTTACCAAATATTGTGGTGTGTTCCACATGAAAGATGCAGATGCAAATGCGATGCCtgaatttgacaaaaaaaacacATACCATCGAAAATTTATGCAATTATGTTTTTCTG atgATCCCGATTCGGAACCTACAACCAATATTCCTATTGATGacaataacataattttttgtatcaTTAAAAGTTTATTGAAAGAGTTCGATCTGATCTACTCAGCAGAGGTCCAAGGTATTGTGTCTGACCGTAAGATTGAAAACAC TCATAATACGGAAGAAATTAACGATCTTCGTTTCATATTGACTAAACAATTGCAAATAAGTGATAAATATAAAGGAAACATTTTAAGTAAATCAAAGTGTTTGCGCTGGTGGTTACAAGCGTATTTGTCTAAAACTAGCGATATATGTATAGGACTGAGGGATCGGAAAGGTATTGTGCGCACTCCAGTACAAATCAAGCGAGCTGAGGACCtagtaaaa aattggAGATGGAAGCCCCACGTGTGTATACGTTTTTTGTACTCCATATTGAAGTTGATAGAAAAAACAATGATGCAAGTAGATTGTCCATATACAGTCTACGAATTTGTGTATGACTCTTTCGCCGGATGTTTTAAATACAAAGTCCACGCTGGCAAATCAAATCACTCCTTTTTGTCGGATGATTAcatcaaaaaatgtaaaaagtgcACTTCCCATTAA
- the LOC105216371 gene encoding decapping nuclease DXO homolog isoform X2 — protein sequence MRNIKERLNKIEKYVMDTEDNVLRPYSNAPSASGQTQYNSKRKLILCKRGVLTDIMGIPYQGKASEYNNATFYVTKYCGVFHMKDADANAMPEFDKKNTYHRKFMQLCFSDDPDSEPTTNIPIDDNNIIFCIIKSLLKEFDLIYSAEVQGIVSDRKIENTHNTEEINDLRFILTKQLQISDKYKGNILSKSKCLRWWLQAYLSKTSDICIGLRDRKGIVRTPVQIKRAEDLVKNWRWKPHVCIRFLYSILKLIEKTMMQVDCPYTVYEFVYDSFAGCFKYKVHAGKSNHSFLSDDYIKKCKKCTSH from the exons AT GAGGAATATAAAGGAAAGgcttaataaaatagaaaaatatgtaatggACACCGAAGACAACGTTCTGCGGCCGTATTCAAACGCACCATCGGCCTCAGGTCAAACACAATACAATTCTAaacgtaaattgattttatgTAAACGTGGAGTATTGACCGACATCATGGGTATACCTTATCAAGGAAAAGCATCTGAATATAATAATGCGACGTTTTATGTTACCAAATATTGTGGTGTGTTCCACATGAAAGATGCAGATGCAAATGCGATGCCtgaatttgacaaaaaaaacacATACCATCGAAAATTTATGCAATTATGTTTTTCTG atgATCCCGATTCGGAACCTACAACCAATATTCCTATTGATGacaataacataattttttgtatcaTTAAAAGTTTATTGAAAGAGTTCGATCTGATCTACTCAGCAGAGGTCCAAGGTATTGTGTCTGACCGTAAGATTGAAAACAC TCATAATACGGAAGAAATTAACGATCTTCGTTTCATATTGACTAAACAATTGCAAATAAGTGATAAATATAAAGGAAACATTTTAAGTAAATCAAAGTGTTTGCGCTGGTGGTTACAAGCGTATTTGTCTAAAACTAGCGATATATGTATAGGACTGAGGGATCGGAAAGGTATTGTGCGCACTCCAGTACAAATCAAGCGAGCTGAGGACCtagtaaaa aattggAGATGGAAGCCCCACGTGTGTATACGTTTTTTGTACTCCATATTGAAGTTGATAGAAAAAACAATGATGCAAGTAGATTGTCCATATACAGTCTACGAATTTGTGTATGACTCTTTCGCCGGATGTTTTAAATACAAAGTCCACGCTGGCAAATCAAATCACTCCTTTTTGTCGGATGATTAcatcaaaaaatgtaaaaagtgcACTTCCCATTAA